In one Microbacterium invictum genomic region, the following are encoded:
- a CDS encoding ThuA domain-containing protein — MRVTVWNENRHERREGTRPAELYPEGIHGAIAAGLRTHLGTDVEVTTATMEQPEHGLPAEVVEATDVMLWWGHEDHPGVDDAVVDRVHQAVLGGMGLLVLHSGHYSKIFRRLMGTTCSLRWRNDGEREVVWTVAPRHPIADGIPDPLVIDEQEMYGEFFDIPVPEELIFLSTFSGGEVFRSGATWTRGAGRVFYFSPGDQEYPVYHHPDIQRVLANGVRWAAPAGRGLPLDATHRPLGWFSG; from the coding sequence ATCCGCGTGACGGTGTGGAACGAGAACCGGCACGAGCGCCGAGAAGGCACCCGGCCGGCCGAGCTGTACCCCGAGGGCATCCACGGCGCGATCGCCGCGGGTCTTCGCACCCATCTCGGCACCGACGTCGAGGTCACCACCGCGACGATGGAGCAGCCCGAGCACGGCCTCCCCGCCGAGGTGGTCGAAGCCACCGACGTGATGCTCTGGTGGGGCCACGAGGATCACCCGGGCGTGGACGACGCCGTGGTCGATCGGGTCCATCAGGCGGTGCTCGGGGGAATGGGACTCCTCGTCCTGCACTCGGGTCACTACTCGAAGATCTTCCGGCGTCTGATGGGGACGACCTGCTCTCTGCGGTGGCGCAACGACGGCGAGCGCGAGGTCGTGTGGACGGTCGCTCCGCGGCATCCGATCGCCGACGGAATCCCCGACCCCCTCGTCATCGACGAGCAGGAGATGTACGGCGAGTTCTTCGACATCCCCGTCCCCGAGGAGCTGATCTTCCTCTCCACCTTCTCCGGCGGCGAGGTGTTCCGCTCGGGAGCGACCTGGACCCGCGGCGCGGGCCGGGTCTTCTACTTCTCCCCCGGCGACCAGGAGTACCCGGTCTACCATCACCCCGACATCCAGCGGGTGCTGGCCAACGGCGTGCGGTGGGCGGCGCCGGCCGGGCGAGGCCTGCCCCTGGACGCCACCCACCGCCCGCTGGGCTGGTTCAGCGGCTGA
- a CDS encoding carbohydrate ABC transporter permease: protein MTDVVSSRLSSRRTRWPIFIALCLVAVSILYPLWFVVITSLRPNADYLRDPFGLPGEWTLSNYLTLANSYGLGQAFLNSMFVTTVSVVIVLILATIAGHALAKLPVPGAKYITATFVSVMLIPGPVLIIPIYLLLARLGLGGYAGLILVYVATGLPFATFFLTLTFRGIPDEVMEAARIDGAGLFRTLWSIVLPMGSSGIATLAVLQFLGVWNELIFAIILIRDQSMWLLTPTLATIGERFVTDQPLVSAGLFVTASVPLLLLAFASRYIMQGLQVGVSR from the coding sequence ATGACGGATGTGGTGAGCTCGCGCCTCAGCAGCAGGCGCACCAGGTGGCCGATCTTCATCGCCCTGTGCCTGGTGGCGGTGTCGATCCTCTACCCGCTGTGGTTCGTGGTGATCACCTCGCTCCGGCCGAACGCCGACTACCTGCGTGATCCGTTCGGCCTCCCCGGCGAGTGGACACTGTCGAACTACCTCACCCTGGCCAATTCCTACGGCCTCGGCCAGGCGTTCCTCAACAGCATGTTCGTCACGACGGTGTCGGTGGTGATCGTGCTCATCCTTGCCACGATCGCCGGGCATGCCCTGGCGAAGCTGCCGGTGCCGGGAGCGAAGTACATCACCGCGACCTTCGTGTCGGTGATGCTCATCCCCGGCCCGGTGCTGATCATCCCGATCTACCTGCTGCTCGCCCGTCTGGGTCTCGGCGGCTACGCGGGGCTGATCCTCGTCTACGTCGCCACGGGGCTGCCGTTCGCGACGTTCTTCCTGACGCTGACCTTCCGCGGCATCCCCGACGAGGTCATGGAGGCGGCGCGCATCGACGGCGCAGGGCTCTTCCGGACCCTGTGGTCGATCGTGCTGCCGATGGGCTCCAGCGGCATCGCCACCCTCGCGGTGCTGCAGTTCCTGGGGGTCTGGAACGAGCTGATCTTCGCGATCATCCTCATCCGGGACCAGTCGATGTGGCTGCTCACCCCGACTCTGGCGACGATCGGCGAGAGATTCGTCACCGATCAGCCGCTGGTGTCTGCGGGGCTGTTCGTCACGGCGTCCGTGCCCCTGCTCCTGCTGGCCTTCGCCTCGCGCTACATCATGCAGGGCCTGCAGGTGGGTGTCAGCCGCTGA
- a CDS encoding sugar ABC transporter permease yields the protein MTSAFEGSLMGASDEAPIIEATAQKHRKPGGLRRRDRLVGLASVLPAFLVVVGFMAFPVAFAVFISFTRTNGLTFEWNWFANYTALLTDPVVHQVFLNNLKFLISVPLVIFVALIVSVLLFERVRGWRFFRLIFFLPNVLSVAVIGIMFRNAFGYYGGVNQALALFGVEPVQFFTDGTLAISVIILALVWSGFGYQSLLLLAGLTSINPAVFEAAAIDGAGWWKRLWYITLPNIRRVLGFVFIINVLYTFTSLFGFVFVMTAGGPGFETTTIDYLVYLRAFSSSNLGSGAALAVVLFLFIGILTLIQNRVFRLQEED from the coding sequence GTGACCTCCGCCTTCGAAGGCTCGCTGATGGGCGCCTCGGACGAGGCGCCCATCATCGAGGCCACCGCCCAGAAGCACCGCAAGCCCGGGGGTCTGCGCCGCCGCGACCGCCTCGTGGGGCTCGCGTCGGTGCTCCCCGCCTTCCTCGTCGTGGTCGGGTTCATGGCCTTCCCCGTCGCGTTCGCGGTCTTCATCTCGTTCACCCGGACCAACGGGCTCACCTTCGAGTGGAACTGGTTCGCCAACTACACGGCGCTCCTCACCGACCCCGTCGTCCACCAGGTGTTCCTGAACAACCTGAAGTTCCTCATCTCGGTGCCGCTGGTCATCTTCGTCGCGCTGATCGTCTCGGTGCTGCTGTTCGAACGCGTGCGGGGGTGGCGGTTCTTCCGGCTGATCTTCTTCCTGCCGAACGTGCTGTCGGTGGCGGTCATCGGCATCATGTTCCGCAACGCCTTCGGGTACTACGGCGGCGTCAACCAGGCGCTGGCACTGTTCGGCGTCGAGCCGGTGCAGTTCTTCACCGACGGCACCCTGGCGATCTCCGTGATCATCCTGGCCCTCGTGTGGTCGGGCTTCGGCTACCAGTCGCTCCTGCTGCTGGCGGGGCTCACATCGATCAATCCGGCGGTGTTCGAGGCGGCCGCCATCGACGGCGCGGGGTGGTGGAAGCGGCTGTGGTACATCACCCTTCCCAACATCCGCCGGGTCCTCGGCTTCGTCTTCATCATCAACGTGCTCTACACCTTCACGTCGTTGTTCGGCTTCGTCTTCGTCATGACCGCGGGGGGGCCGGGCTTCGAGACCACCACGATCGACTACCTCGTCTACCTCCGCGCCTTCTCCAGCAGCAATCTCGGCTCGGGTGCGGCGCTCGCGGTGGTGCTGTTCCTGTTCATCGGCATCCTCACGCTGATCCAGAACCGCGTGTTCCGACTGCAGGAGGAGGACTGA
- a CDS encoding ABC transporter substrate-binding protein, which translates to MNTRALGGLVLASGLVVSLAACAPAGGGESGDQELVIWDTGILGRTLESGEADMENSFIDQMAAEFEEQNPGLTVTVVQQGGDISSNGAQFQAASIAGDGPDIRIQYAGGPTISFAEFFEDLEPYLTPEIIDSMAGFNVNREDFDPEGAILGMPYGAGNLFTVFANNEMLEEAGLDPADPPTSWEELMANGEQIVENTDYNAFWMANLEGYVGAWIISALVGGELGESAFTQMYAGEIPVDDPAMVKAYEAFAELGASGLANPDAGQVSNGESTAGFVGGDGAYYIVGSWENNGMYEAFGDDVSVFFIPMFEDAEYPNMAAGGPEISISITNYSDQKELAGEFLQFLAEPENQDRFVELYQTQASNHSDADPSLIENPLLQQEFAQLQEATDGVVFAFDSVMPQATIDLFYRVNAGVFLGTITPEDAVRQLADSYATEIANQ; encoded by the coding sequence ATGAACACACGCGCGCTCGGCGGGCTCGTTCTCGCCTCAGGGCTCGTCGTCTCGCTGGCGGCGTGCGCCCCCGCGGGGGGCGGTGAGTCCGGTGACCAGGAGCTGGTCATCTGGGACACCGGAATCCTCGGCCGCACCCTCGAGAGCGGTGAGGCCGACATGGAGAACTCGTTCATCGATCAGATGGCCGCCGAGTTCGAAGAGCAGAACCCGGGGCTGACCGTCACCGTGGTGCAGCAGGGCGGCGACATCTCCTCGAACGGGGCGCAGTTCCAGGCCGCCTCGATCGCGGGCGACGGACCGGACATCCGGATCCAGTACGCCGGCGGCCCGACCATCTCGTTCGCGGAGTTCTTCGAAGACCTCGAGCCGTATCTGACTCCCGAGATCATCGACTCCATGGCGGGGTTCAACGTCAACCGCGAGGACTTCGACCCCGAGGGGGCCATCCTCGGCATGCCGTACGGCGCCGGGAACCTCTTCACGGTGTTCGCGAACAACGAGATGCTCGAAGAGGCCGGGCTCGACCCCGCCGATCCGCCCACGTCGTGGGAGGAGCTCATGGCCAACGGCGAGCAGATCGTCGAGAACACCGACTACAACGCGTTCTGGATGGCCAACCTCGAAGGCTACGTCGGCGCGTGGATCATCAGCGCCCTCGTGGGCGGCGAACTGGGCGAGTCGGCCTTCACCCAGATGTACGCCGGTGAGATCCCCGTCGACGACCCGGCGATGGTCAAGGCCTACGAGGCGTTCGCCGAGCTCGGCGCGTCGGGGCTCGCCAACCCCGACGCCGGCCAGGTGTCCAACGGCGAGTCCACGGCGGGCTTCGTCGGGGGCGACGGTGCGTACTACATCGTCGGAAGCTGGGAGAACAACGGCATGTACGAGGCCTTCGGCGACGACGTGAGCGTGTTCTTCATCCCCATGTTCGAGGATGCGGAGTACCCGAACATGGCCGCGGGCGGGCCAGAGATCTCGATCTCGATCACGAACTACTCCGACCAGAAGGAGCTCGCGGGCGAGTTCCTGCAGTTCCTCGCCGAACCCGAGAACCAGGACCGGTTCGTGGAGCTGTACCAGACCCAGGCGTCCAACCACAGTGACGCCGACCCGTCGCTCATCGAGAACCCGTTGCTGCAGCAGGAGTTCGCGCAGCTCCAGGAGGCCACCGACGGCGTCGTCTTCGCCTTCGACTCGGTGATGCCGCAGGCGACGATCGACCTGTTCTACCGCGTGAACGCCGGTGTCTTCCTCGGCACCATCACCCCGGAGGACGCGGTGCGCCAGCTGGCGGATTCGTACGCCACGGAGATCGCCAACCAGTGA
- a CDS encoding enolase C-terminal domain-like protein yields the protein MNIDAVDFFYAAMPEVTLEADGSQDALLVRVRAGDHEGWGECEASPLTSIAAFVTPRSHGVCQPVAASVIGERLDGPADIRRIAALVERNSMDLLQAAHTWSGIEIALWDLLGRARDEPVWRMLGYATTEGKLPYASLLFGADPQATRERARDQVAAGYRAVKFGWGSFGTGDPRIDADHLVAAREGLGDDGILLVDAGQIWGDDAARASRRLAALQEARATWLEEPFVPHAFAAYAELAAAAGSVGIAGGEGAHTVHMATNLIDYGRVRFVQIDAARIGGIGPAWDVAQHAVAKGVTFVNHTFTSHLALSASLQPFAGLADHRIAEFPVEPKAVALAISTTRLHPDHNGEIRAPDAPGLGVDVDLAALTPYLRDVEILIDGERAFRSPTAEGTTPKVKATTKA from the coding sequence ATGAACATCGACGCCGTGGACTTCTTCTACGCCGCCATGCCCGAGGTCACCCTCGAGGCCGATGGCAGCCAGGATGCGCTCCTAGTCCGCGTGCGTGCCGGCGACCACGAGGGCTGGGGTGAGTGCGAGGCCTCCCCGCTGACCTCCATCGCCGCCTTCGTCACCCCTCGCTCGCACGGTGTCTGCCAGCCTGTCGCTGCCAGCGTGATCGGCGAGCGCCTCGACGGCCCCGCCGACATCCGGCGCATCGCCGCACTGGTCGAGCGCAACAGCATGGATCTCCTCCAGGCCGCACACACCTGGTCGGGCATCGAGATCGCGCTGTGGGATCTGCTCGGACGTGCGCGGGACGAACCGGTGTGGCGGATGCTCGGTTACGCCACGACGGAGGGGAAACTCCCCTATGCCTCCCTCCTTTTCGGTGCCGATCCTCAGGCGACGAGGGAACGTGCGAGGGATCAGGTGGCCGCCGGGTACCGCGCGGTCAAGTTCGGCTGGGGCTCCTTCGGCACCGGCGACCCCCGAATCGATGCCGATCACCTCGTGGCGGCGCGGGAGGGGCTCGGGGACGACGGCATCCTGCTCGTCGACGCCGGCCAGATCTGGGGCGACGATGCCGCGCGGGCATCCCGGCGTCTCGCCGCCCTGCAGGAGGCACGGGCCACATGGCTCGAGGAGCCATTCGTTCCCCACGCCTTCGCGGCGTACGCCGAGCTCGCCGCGGCGGCCGGCAGCGTCGGGATCGCGGGGGGCGAAGGTGCGCACACCGTCCACATGGCCACGAACCTCATCGATTACGGCCGGGTCCGCTTCGTCCAGATCGATGCGGCCCGCATCGGCGGGATCGGCCCGGCGTGGGATGTCGCTCAGCACGCGGTGGCGAAGGGGGTCACCTTCGTCAACCACACCTTCACCTCCCACCTCGCCCTCTCCGCCTCGCTCCAGCCCTTCGCAGGACTGGCCGACCATCGGATCGCCGAGTTCCCGGTCGAGCCGAAGGCGGTCGCGCTGGCGATCTCGACGACGCGGCTGCATCCCGATCACAACGGCGAGATCCGCGCCCCCGACGCGCCGGGTCTCGGCGTTGACGTGGACCTGGCGGCGCTGACCCCCTACCTGCGAGACGTCGAGATCCTCATCGACGGCGAACGCGCCTTCCGAAGCCCCACGGCCGAAGGCACCACACCTAAAGTGAAGGCAACGACGAAGGCGTGA
- a CDS encoding FadR/GntR family transcriptional regulator — MAETRDPEHGSGYTMRGLQGRVIEGIGRAIIRGDYAPGELVPKEAELTEAYGVSRTSVREAMRVLAAKGLVDIRQKIGTRVRRTEQWNVFDADILRWHSDEGRGESILRDLVEVRQIMEPQAARLAAGRASMEDLRKLETALSAMRAATTDRESYAHADVDFHVAVYGASHNVLLRQFGAVIADFMYLSFSVQQQTASGEEVFAGDVEQHAAVLHAIHRGRGEQAAEAMLDVVLDGKTALIQALSGSRGDGSHGDTVT, encoded by the coding sequence GTGGCCGAGACCCGCGACCCCGAGCACGGCTCGGGGTACACGATGCGCGGGCTGCAGGGCCGCGTGATCGAGGGGATCGGTCGCGCCATCATCCGAGGCGACTACGCCCCCGGCGAGCTCGTTCCCAAAGAGGCGGAGCTCACCGAGGCGTACGGCGTCAGCAGGACCTCGGTCCGCGAGGCGATGCGGGTGCTCGCGGCCAAGGGGCTGGTCGACATCCGGCAGAAGATCGGCACGCGCGTGCGGCGGACCGAGCAGTGGAACGTCTTCGACGCCGACATCCTGCGCTGGCACAGCGACGAGGGGCGCGGCGAGAGCATCCTCCGCGACCTCGTCGAGGTGCGCCAGATCATGGAACCCCAGGCCGCGCGGCTCGCGGCGGGGCGCGCGAGCATGGAGGATCTGCGCAAGCTCGAGACGGCCTTGAGCGCGATGCGCGCCGCCACCACCGATCGCGAGAGCTACGCGCACGCCGACGTCGATTTCCACGTCGCCGTCTACGGCGCCTCGCACAACGTCCTGCTGAGGCAGTTCGGAGCGGTCATCGCCGACTTCATGTACCTCAGCTTCAGCGTCCAGCAGCAGACGGCGTCGGGCGAGGAGGTGTTCGCCGGCGACGTGGAGCAGCATGCGGCGGTGTTGCACGCGATCCACCGGGGACGCGGCGAACAGGCGGCCGAGGCGATGCTCGACGTCGTGCTCGACGGGAAGACCGCTCTGATCCAGGCCCTCAGCGGATCGCGCGGCGACGGATCGCACGGCGACACCGTCACGTGA
- a CDS encoding SDR family oxidoreductase: MTAAPAARPPLRCIVTGARHGIGAAIAERLASGGDTVVGIDIEPGSGPTRIVAADLADPASRASGFERGLAALGGVDVLVNAAGVFREGGVLTSTPADWAPVWAVDLEAPLDLMRLAAAVMAPAGFGRIVNITSVHARVGSRESIAYDVAKAGLEAATRSAALDLAGHGVLVNAVAPGFVRTRMSMLPDGRDETETDAFLATYVEGGRLPLGRPASPAEIAESVVFLTGRGNTYITGQVLTIDGGLTATF; the protein is encoded by the coding sequence ATGACCGCAGCACCCGCGGCGAGACCACCGCTCCGCTGCATCGTGACGGGAGCGCGCCACGGGATCGGTGCCGCGATCGCGGAACGGCTGGCCAGCGGCGGCGACACCGTCGTCGGCATCGACATCGAACCCGGATCCGGCCCGACGAGGATCGTCGCCGCCGACCTCGCCGATCCCGCCTCGCGTGCGTCGGGCTTCGAGCGAGGGCTGGCCGCCCTCGGCGGGGTGGATGTGCTGGTCAACGCCGCGGGGGTCTTCCGTGAGGGAGGCGTGCTCACCTCGACACCCGCCGACTGGGCCCCCGTCTGGGCGGTGGATCTCGAGGCGCCCCTCGACCTCATGCGCCTGGCCGCCGCGGTCATGGCACCCGCCGGTTTCGGCCGCATCGTCAACATCACGAGTGTGCACGCCCGCGTCGGCAGCCGCGAGAGCATCGCCTACGACGTGGCGAAGGCGGGTCTGGAGGCCGCCACGCGCTCGGCCGCGCTCGACCTCGCCGGGCACGGAGTGCTGGTCAACGCGGTGGCGCCGGGGTTCGTCCGCACCCGCATGAGCATGCTGCCCGACGGACGCGACGAGACCGAGACCGACGCGTTCCTCGCCACCTACGTCGAGGGTGGCCGCCTCCCCCTCGGGCGACCGGCCTCGCCCGCCGAGATCGCCGAGTCCGTGGTCTTCCTCACCGGACGCGGGAACACCTACATCACCGGTCAGGTCCTGACGATCGACGGCGGCCTGACGGCGACGTTCTGA
- a CDS encoding NRDE family protein has product MCTVIVSVPEVGALHPVRLLAVRDEDPDRPWNRLGAWWDGDFPGVVGIRDARAGGAWMAADASARRVAVLLNRHDLSDRPDSAMSTRGSIALNSVAGRPPEGAPATRGFNLVEIEGRRARVVSWDGLALTETELGPGTHMVAHDEVDDERSPRISRWLDDFRAASPDDWMTVLDRSAAVGAADPAAIIRKDSFEGVRSYSLVLVSASVDDDHVEVRDAPLARPGSWPPIT; this is encoded by the coding sequence ATGTGCACCGTGATCGTCTCGGTCCCCGAGGTCGGCGCCCTTCATCCGGTGCGCCTTCTCGCCGTGCGCGATGAGGATCCCGATCGGCCGTGGAACCGCTTGGGGGCGTGGTGGGACGGCGACTTCCCGGGGGTGGTCGGCATTCGGGACGCCCGTGCGGGTGGCGCCTGGATGGCGGCGGATGCGAGCGCTCGTCGCGTCGCGGTGCTGCTCAACCGGCACGATCTCTCCGACCGGCCAGACAGCGCGATGAGCACTCGCGGCTCGATCGCCCTGAACTCCGTCGCGGGCCGCCCGCCCGAGGGTGCTCCCGCGACGCGGGGCTTCAATCTCGTCGAGATCGAGGGACGCCGTGCTCGCGTCGTGTCGTGGGACGGCCTGGCCCTCACCGAGACCGAGCTGGGGCCGGGCACGCACATGGTGGCGCATGACGAGGTCGACGACGAGCGTTCGCCGCGGATCTCGCGGTGGTTGGACGATTTCCGCGCCGCCTCGCCGGACGACTGGATGACGGTCCTCGACCGTTCCGCCGCCGTCGGCGCGGCCGATCCGGCGGCGATCATCCGAAAGGACAGTTTCGAGGGCGTCCGCTCGTACTCGCTGGTGCTGGTGTCGGCGTCGGTCGACGATGACCATGTCGAGGTGCGTGACGCTCCCCTCGCGCGTCCGGGCAGCTGGCCGCCGATCACGTGA
- the coaBC gene encoding bifunctional phosphopantothenoylcysteine decarboxylase/phosphopantothenate--cysteine ligase CoaBC: MFVVVGVTGGIAAYKTVHLVRALVLDGHEVHVIPTEDALRFVGRPTWEAISRHPVTTSVHDDVAQVRHVALGQKADLVVVAPATANFLAKFAAGLADDLLGTSLLATSAPVVVAPAMHTEMWRHPATTRNIAVLQQRGVHIVGPESGALTGGDVGPGRMSEPDAIHAFVAGLLVGDDVLRQPAGRLSGLRVLVTAGGTREAIDPVRYIGNRSSGRQGVAVAVAAAERGADVALVVAHVDSGVLDEADAHPSITVEHAGTAAQLADAVARLAPTADVVVMAAAVADYRVADPSQIKLSKEGGGGTLQLTLEETSDILAATTAARRDGQTIVGFAAETEPDHDARLERARRKRARKGVDILAVNEVGWTKGFETVDNALTLIGADDSVLASVAGTKREAAEALWDAVSALRDGR, from the coding sequence ATGTTCGTCGTCGTGGGGGTCACGGGCGGCATCGCCGCATACAAGACGGTCCATCTGGTTCGTGCGCTCGTGCTCGACGGTCACGAGGTACACGTCATCCCGACCGAAGACGCCCTCCGCTTCGTCGGTCGCCCCACGTGGGAAGCCATCAGCCGTCACCCCGTCACCACCTCCGTGCACGACGACGTCGCTCAGGTGCGGCACGTCGCGCTCGGCCAGAAGGCCGATCTCGTCGTCGTGGCCCCCGCCACGGCGAACTTCCTCGCGAAGTTCGCCGCTGGCCTGGCCGACGACCTGCTGGGAACGAGCCTACTGGCCACCAGCGCGCCGGTCGTCGTCGCGCCGGCCATGCACACCGAGATGTGGCGACACCCCGCCACGACCCGCAACATCGCCGTGCTGCAGCAACGCGGCGTGCACATCGTCGGCCCGGAAAGCGGGGCCCTCACCGGGGGCGACGTGGGGCCGGGACGGATGTCGGAGCCCGACGCCATCCATGCATTCGTCGCCGGGCTGCTCGTCGGCGACGACGTCCTCAGGCAACCAGCGGGTCGGCTCTCGGGGCTTCGGGTTCTCGTCACCGCCGGCGGCACCCGGGAGGCGATCGACCCGGTGCGCTACATCGGCAACCGATCGAGCGGGCGCCAGGGCGTGGCGGTCGCGGTGGCCGCAGCCGAGCGCGGCGCGGACGTGGCGCTCGTCGTCGCCCACGTCGATTCGGGGGTGCTCGACGAGGCCGACGCCCACCCGTCGATCACCGTCGAGCATGCCGGGACCGCCGCTCAGCTCGCCGACGCCGTGGCGCGCTTGGCGCCGACAGCCGACGTGGTCGTGATGGCGGCGGCCGTCGCCGACTACCGGGTCGCCGACCCCTCTCAGATCAAGCTCTCGAAGGAGGGCGGTGGCGGCACACTGCAGCTCACGCTCGAGGAGACCTCCGACATCCTCGCGGCCACGACAGCCGCTCGCCGTGACGGTCAGACCATCGTCGGCTTCGCCGCGGAGACCGAGCCCGACCACGACGCACGGCTGGAGAGGGCGCGACGAAAGCGCGCGCGGAAGGGCGTCGACATCCTCGCTGTGAACGAAGTCGGCTGGACCAAGGGCTTCGAGACGGTCGACAACGCACTCACCCTGATCGGAGCGGACGATTCCGTGCTCGCGAGCGTCGCGGGGACCAAGCGCGAGGCGGCCGAGGCGCTCTGGGACGCGGTGAGCGCCCTCCGCGACGGCAGGTGA
- the sufU gene encoding Fe-S cluster assembly sulfur transfer protein SufU: protein MSDLESLYREVILDHSRHPEGRGDVSGFALTHHELNPSCGDEITLGLVVEDGVVRELAWEGQGCSISMASASVMSGLLTGAEVDAARNLIGDFRTMLRSPGVEPPERLEDAAAFQGVARYVMRVKCAMLGWVAAEACLMRATA from the coding sequence ATGAGTGATCTCGAGAGCCTGTACCGCGAGGTCATCCTCGACCATTCGCGCCACCCGGAGGGGCGCGGCGATGTCTCGGGGTTCGCCCTGACCCACCACGAGCTGAACCCCTCGTGCGGGGACGAGATCACCCTCGGCCTCGTTGTCGAGGACGGCGTCGTGCGCGAACTGGCGTGGGAGGGGCAGGGCTGCAGCATCTCCATGGCGTCGGCGTCGGTGATGTCGGGACTGCTGACGGGGGCCGAGGTCGACGCCGCGCGGAACCTCATCGGGGACTTCCGCACCATGCTCCGCTCGCCCGGCGTCGAGCCGCCCGAACGCCTCGAGGACGCCGCCGCGTTCCAGGGGGTCGCCCGCTACGTCATGCGCGTGAAGTGCGCGATGCTCGGCTGGGTCGCCGCCGAGGCGTGCCTCATGCGGGCCACCGCCTGA
- a CDS encoding SufS family cysteine desulfurase produces MNTVTSRVREDFPFRDAHPDRAYLDSAATSQRPRQVIDAEAAFVATDYAAVHRGSSMATGAATLAFENARARVAAFVGAAHDEIVWTENATDAINMVALGMSDAALGLGGADARARFGLGPGDEIVVTEAEHHANLLPWQRLAARTGATLRWVAVDDAGLWSIDDLAAVITARTRVVAFAHVSNVTGYVAPVGDVVALARGVGALTLLDACQSVPHHPVDLTALGVDFAAFSAHKMLGPTGIGALWGRKELLDLLPPARTGGSTITTVTMESAEFLPAPNRFEAGTQPVSQAVGFAAASDYLREIGMPAVAAHEHEMTGLLVDAVAATPGVRLVGVPAGSERGPLVSFIVDGVHAHDVGQFLDDRGITVRTGHHCAQPLHRRLGVAATTRASAYVYTDAADVARFSAALAEVRPFFGADR; encoded by the coding sequence ATGAACACCGTCACCTCCCGCGTCCGCGAAGACTTCCCCTTCCGTGACGCGCATCCCGACCGGGCCTACCTCGACTCCGCGGCGACCTCGCAACGCCCGCGGCAGGTGATCGACGCCGAGGCGGCCTTTGTCGCTACCGACTATGCGGCGGTGCATCGCGGGTCGAGCATGGCGACCGGAGCGGCGACCCTGGCTTTCGAAAACGCCCGCGCCCGCGTGGCTGCCTTCGTAGGTGCGGCGCACGACGAGATCGTCTGGACCGAGAACGCCACGGACGCCATCAACATGGTCGCCCTCGGGATGTCGGATGCCGCGCTCGGGCTCGGCGGCGCCGACGCGCGCGCCCGCTTCGGGTTGGGCCCCGGCGACGAGATCGTCGTCACCGAAGCCGAGCACCACGCCAATCTCCTCCCCTGGCAGCGCCTGGCGGCGCGTACCGGTGCGACCCTCCGGTGGGTCGCGGTCGACGACGCGGGCCTCTGGAGCATCGACGACCTCGCCGCGGTGATCACCGCCCGCACGCGGGTGGTCGCCTTCGCGCACGTCTCGAACGTCACGGGCTACGTCGCCCCCGTCGGTGATGTCGTCGCGCTGGCGCGGGGCGTCGGGGCGCTCACCCTGCTCGATGCATGCCAGTCGGTGCCGCATCATCCGGTCGACCTCACCGCGCTCGGCGTCGATTTCGCCGCGTTCTCGGCGCACAAGATGCTCGGGCCGACCGGCATCGGCGCGCTCTGGGGCCGGAAGGAGCTGCTCGACCTGCTGCCCCCTGCCCGCACCGGGGGATCGACGATCACCACGGTGACGATGGAGTCGGCCGAGTTCCTCCCCGCGCCGAACCGGTTCGAGGCGGGTACCCAGCCAGTGAGTCAGGCGGTCGGGTTCGCCGCGGCATCCGATTATCTCCGGGAGATCGGGATGCCGGCGGTGGCGGCGCACGAGCACGAGATGACCGGTCTGCTGGTCGACGCAGTCGCGGCGACCCCTGGCGTCCGCCTGGTCGGCGTGCCCGCCGGGTCGGAGCGCGGACCGCTCGTGAGTTTCATCGTCGACGGTGTGCACGCGCACGACGTGGGGCAGTTCCTCGATGACCGGGGTATCACCGTGCGCACCGGGCACCACTGCGCGCAGCCCCTGCACCGCCGGCTCGGGGTGGCGGCGACCACCCGCGCCAGCGCCTACGTCTACACCGATGCCGCCGATGTGGCGCGGTTCTCCGCCGCGCTCGCCGAGGTGCGCCCCTTCTTCGGAGCCGACCGATGA